The following are encoded in a window of Balaenoptera ricei isolate mBalRic1 chromosome 1, mBalRic1.hap2, whole genome shotgun sequence genomic DNA:
- the ENTREP3 gene encoding protein ENTREP3 isoform X2, producing MMPSPSDSSRSLTSRPSTRGLTHLRLHRPWLQALLTLGLAQVLLGILVVTFSMVASSVTTTESVKRSCPSWAGFSLAFSGVVGIVSWKRPFTLVISFFSLLSVLCVMLSMAGSVLSCKNAQLARDFQECILDGKVCVCCPPVPLLRPCPESGQELKVAPNSTCDEARGALKNLLFSVCGLTVCAAIICTLSAIVCCIQIFSLDLVHTLAPERSVSGPLGPLGCTSSPPAPLLHTMLDLEEFVPPVPPPPYYPPEYTCSSETDAQSITYNGSMDSPVPLYPTDCPPSYEAVMGLRGDSQATLFDPQLHDGSCICERVASIVDVSMDSGSLVLSAIGDLPGGSSPSEDSCLLELQGSVRSVDYVLFRSIQRSRAGYCLSLDCGLRGPFEDSPLPRRPPRAARSYSCSAPEAPPPLGAPTAARSCHRLEGWPPWVGPCFPELRRRVPRGGSRPAAAPPPRAPVRRFSDSSGSLTPPGHRPPQPAPRPPLLLPRSHSDPGITTSSDTAEFRDLYTKVLEEEAASISSADTGLCSEACLFRLARCPSPKLLRARSAEKRHPMPTFQKVPLPSGPAPAHSLGDLKGSWPGRGLVTRFLQMSRKAPDPNGSGAHGHKQVPRSPWGRPGRESLHLRSCGDLSSGSSLRRLLSGRRLERGTRPHSLSLNGGSQETGL from the exons ATGATGCCCTCGCCTAGTGATTCCAGCCGCTCACTGACTAGCCGGCCCAGCACCCGGGGCCTTACCCACCTCCGCCTCCACCGACCCTGGCTGCAGGCTCTGCTCACGCTGGGGCTGGCTCAGGTGCTCCTGGGCATCCTGGTGGTCACCTTCAGCATGGTGGCCTCATCTGTCACCACCACCGAGAGCGTCAAGAGATCCTGCCCGTCTTGGGCTGGATTCTCG CTGGCGTTTTCCGGGGTGGTTGGCATTGTGTCTTGGAAGCGGCCGTTCACTCTAGTG atttccttcttctccttGCTTTCGGTGCTCTGTGTCATGCTCAGCATGGCTGGCTCTGTTCTCTCCTGTAAAAACGCTCAGCTGGCCCGAGACTTCCAAGAATGCATCTTG GACGGAAAGGTCTGTGTGTGCTGCCCTCCTGTTCCTCTACTGCGGCCCTGTCCAGAGTCAGGGCAGGAACTGAAAGTTGCCCCTAACTCCACCTGTGATGAAGCCCGAGGGGCCCTCAAG AACTTGCTCTTTAGCGTCTGTGGGCTCACGGTTTGTGCCGCCATAATCTGTACTCTCTCTGCTATTGTTTGCTGCATCCAAATCTTCTCCCTGGACCTTGTGCACACG TTGGCCCCTGAGCGCTCAGTCTCAGGTCCTCTGGGGCCTCTGGGCTGTACATCCtcgcccccagcccctctcctacACACCATGCTGGACTTGGAGGAATTTGTACCGCCTGTGCCCCCGCCGCCCTACTATCCCCCAGAGTACACCTGCAGCTCAGAAACAGATGCACAGAG CATCACCTACAATGGCTCCATGGACAGCCCGGTGCCCTTGTATCCTACTGATTGCCCCCCTTCTTATGAGGCCGTCATGGGGCTACGAGGAGACAGCCAG GCCACTCTGTTTGATCCTCAGCTTCATGATGGCTCCTGCATCTGTGAGCGAGTGGCCTCCATTGTAGATG TGTCCATGGACAGCGGGTCTCTGGTGCTGTCAGCCATCGGTGACCTCCCTGGGGGCTCCAGCCCGTCGGAGGACTCGTGCCTGCTGGAGCTGCAGGGCTCCGTGCGCTCCGTTGACTACGTGCTCTTCCGCTCTATTCAGCGCAGCCGCGCCGGCTACTGCCTCAGCCTGGACTGCGGCCTGCGGGGCCCCTTTGAGGACAGCCCCCTGCCCCGGCGGCCCCCGAGAGCTGCCCGCTCCTATTCCTGCTCTGCCCCCGAGGCCCCACCCCCGCTGGGTGCCCCCACAGCTGCCCGAAGCTGCCACCGGCTGGAGGGCTGGCCACCTTGGGTGGGACCCTGCTTCCCCGAGCTGAGGCGGCGGGTCCCCCGGGGAGGCAGCCGGCCAGCTGCAGCCCCGCCCCCCCGAGCCCCGGTTCGCCGCTTCAGCGATAGCTCAGGTTCCCTCACCCCACCGGGGCACCGGCCTCCTCAGCCGGCTCCCCGACCACCGCTGCTGCTGCCACGGTCCCACAGTGACCCGGGCATCACCACCTCCAGCGACACCG CTGAATTCAGGGACCTTTATACCAAAGTGCTTGAGGAAGAAGCTGCTTCCATTTCCTCTGCAGATACAG ggcTCTGCTCTGAAGCCTGCCTCTTCCGTCTAGCCCGTTGCCCTTCCCCCAAGTTGCTACGTGCTCGCTCAGCCGAGAAACGGCACCCCATGCCCACCTTCCAGAAGGTCCCCCTGCCCTCGGGCCCTGCACCTGCCCACTCCCTGGGGGACCTGAAGGGCAGCTGGCCAGGCCGGGGCTTGGTCACTCGTTTCCTCCAGATGTCTAGGAAGGCCCCAGACCCCAATGGGAGTGGAGCCCATGGACATAAGCAG GTGCCCCGGAGCCCATGGGGCCGGCCAGGCCGAGAGAGCCTCCACCTTCGCAGCTGCGGCGACCTCAGCTCCGGCTCCTCCCTGAGACGCCTCCTGTCTGGCCGCAGGCTGGAGCGTGGCACCCGCCCCCACAGCCTCAGCCTCAATGGGGGCAGCCAGGAGACTGGGCTCTGA
- the GBA1 gene encoding lysosomal acid glucosylceramidase isoform X1: MELSSPSREVSGPGLPNGLVALSGILAIQALEFSERHTLLETRPSQPFDGGTDGGKECPKPRDRVGILAPSLMGLLLLQAVSWASGARPCSPKSFGYSSVVCVCNATYCDSLDPLTLPDPGTFSRFESTRSGRRMELSLGTIQANRTGTGLLLILQPDQKFQKVKGFGGAMTDAAALNILALSPPARDLLLKSYFSKEGIEYNIMRVPMASCDFSIRTYTYADTPDDFQLLNFSLPEEDVKLKIPLIHQALELAQRPVSLFASPWTSPTWLKTNGAVNGKGTLKGHPGDLYHQTWARYFVKFLDAYAEHKLQFWAVTAENEPSAGLFSGYPFQCLGFTPEHQRDFIARDLGPTLANSTHRNVRLLMLDDQRLLLPHWAQVVLADPEAAKYVHGIAVHWYLDFLAPAKATLGETHRLFPDTMLFASEACVGSKFWEQSVRLGSWDRGVQYSHSIITNLLYHVVGWTDWNLALNPEGGPNWVRNFVDSPIIVDIAKDTFYKQPMFYHLGHFSKFIPEGSQRVGLVASEKNDLDTVALIHPDGSAVVVVLNRSSKDVPLTIKDPAVGFVETISPGYSIHTYLWRRQ; encoded by the exons ATGGAGCTTTCAAGTCCTTCCAGAGAGGTGAGTGGGCCAGGGCTCCCAAATGGTCTCGTCGCTCTTTCTGGAATCCTGGCCATCCAGGCTCTGGAATTCAGTGAACGACACACTCTCCTCGAAACCAGGCCATCACAGCCCTTTGATGGAGGGACAGATGGAGGGAAG GAGTGTCCCAAGCCCCGGGACAGAGTAGGCATCTTGGCTCCCAGCCTCATGGGATTGCTTCTACTTCAGGCTGTGTCGTGGGCATCAG GTGCCCGCCCCTGCAGCcctaaaagctttggctacagcTCAGTGGTCTGTGTCTGCAATGCTACATACTGTGACTCTCTTGACCCCCTGACCCTACCTGACCCTGGTACCTTCAGCCGCTTTGAGAGCACACGCAGTGGGCGCCGAATGGAGCTGAGTCTGGGGACCATCCAGGCCAACCGCACAGGCACAG GGCTGCTATTGATCCTGCAGCCAGATCAGAAGTTCCAGAAAGTGAAGGGTTTTGGAGGGGCCATGACAGATGCTGCTGCTCTCAACATCCTTGCCCTGTCACCTCCTGCACGGGATTTACTACTCAAATCGTACTTCTCTAAAGAAG GAATCGAATACAACATCATGCGGGTCCCCATGGCCAGCTGTGACTTCTCCATCCGCACCTACACCTATGCTGACACCCCTGATGACTTCCAGTTGCTCAACTTCAGCCTCCCAGAGGAAGATGTCAAGCTCAAG ATACCCCTGATCCACCAAGCCTTGGAGTTGGCCCAGCGCCCTGTCTCACTCTTTGCCAGTCCCTGGACATCACCCACTTGGCTCAAGACCAATGGGGCAGTGAATGGGAAGGGGACACTCAAGGGTCATCCAGGGGATCTCTACCACCAGACCTGGGCCAGATACTTTGTCAA GTTCCTAGATGCCTATGCTGAGCACAAGTTACAGTTCTGGGCAGTGACAGCTGAGAACGAGCCTTCTGCAGGGCTATTTAGCGGGTACCCCTTCCAGTGCCTGGGCTTCACCCCTGAACACCAGCGAGACTTCATCGCCCGTGACCTGGGTCCCACCCTCGCCAACAGTACACACCGCAATGTCCGACTTCTCATGCTAGATGACCAACGCTTGCTGCTGCCTCACTGGGCCCAGGTG GTGCTGGCAGACCCAGAGGCAGCTAAGTATGTTCATGGCATCGCTGTACATTGGTACCTGGACTTTCTGGCTCCAGCAAAAGCCACCCTGGGGGAGACACATCGCCTGTTCCCCGACACCATGCTCTTTGCCTCAGAGGCCTGTGTGGGCTCCAAGTTCTGGGAGCAGAGCGTGCGGCTGGGCTCCTGGGATCGAGGGGTGCAGTACAGCCACAGCATCATCACG AACCTCCTCTACCATGTGGTCGGCTGGACTGACTGGAACCTCGCCCTAAACCCTGAGGGGGGACCCAATTGGGTGCGCAACTTTGTCGACAGCCCCATCATCGTGGACATCGCCAAGGACACATTTTACAAACAGCCCATGTTTTACCACCTTGGCCACTTCAG CAAGTTCATTCCTGAGGGCTCCCAGAGAGTGGGGCTGGTTGCCAGTGAGAAGAATGACTTGGACACAGTGGCACTGATACATCCTGATGGCTCTGCAGTTGTGGTCGTGCTAAACCG ctcctcTAAGGATGTGCCTCTTACCATCAAGGATCCTGCGGTGGGCTTCGTGGAAACTATCTCACCTGGCTACTCCATTCACACCTACCTGTGGCGTCGCCAGTGA
- the MTX1 gene encoding LOW QUALITY PROTEIN: metaxin-1 (The sequence of the model RefSeq protein was modified relative to this genomic sequence to represent the inferred CDS: deleted 1 base in 1 codon; substituted 1 base at 1 genomic stop codon) encodes MQLGGPPPTPAAPARGRALRGPRSSPDVVQICEGPQSPSRSTKPPSPGPAAPSGVQGSPRARHPDSPRRAALRALPPPPFASHLWIRRRPPSPEALGPAPRRQAASWAGISRALLRASPGSPLRSAXGAGGGSAQWRAEAQGEVLPGQRAGKMAAPMELFCWSGGWGLPSVDLDSLAVLTYARFTGAPLKVHKITNPWRSPSGTLPALQTSHGEVISVPHKIITHLRKEKYNADYDLSARQGADTLAFMSLLEEKLLPVLIHTFWVDAKNYVEVTRKWYAEAMPFPLNFFLPGRMQRQYMERLQLLCGEHRPEEEEELEKELYQEARECLTLLSQRLGSQKFFFGDAPASLDAFVFSYLALLQQAKLPSGKLQAHLRGLHNLCAYCTHILSLYFPWEGAEVPPPRQTPANPETEEEPYRRRNQILSVLAGLAAMAGYALLSGIVSIQRAPPARAPRTRALGMAEEVEEE; translated from the exons ATGCAGCTCGggggacccccccccacccccgcagccCCCGCTCGGGGCCGAGCCCTGAGGGGCCCCAGGAGCAGCCCAGATGTCGTGCAGATTTGCGAGGGCCCCCAGAGCCCGTCCAGGAGCACAAAACCCCCTTCTCCTGGGCCCGCCGCGCCTTCGGGGGTTCAGGGCTCCCCTCGGGCGAGGCACCCTGACTCTCCAAGGCGCGCCGCGCTGAgagccctt ccccccccccccttcgcCAGCCACCTCTGGATCAGGCGGCGTCCGCCCTCCCCCGAAGCCCTCGGCCCCGCCCCACGCCGTCAGGCAGCCTCTTGGGCCGGGATAAGCCGCGCCCTCCTGAGGGCCTCCCCCGGCTCCCCACTGCGATCCGCCTGAGGGGCTGGGGGCGGATCCGCACAGTGGAGGGCGGAAGCGCAGGGGGAGGTGCTTCCGGGACAGAGGGCGGGCAAGATGGCGGCGCCCATGGAGCTGTTCTGCTGgtcagggggctgggggctgccctCAGTGGACCTGGACAGCCTGGCCGTGCTG ACTTATGCCAGATTTACTGGTGCCCCACTCAAGGTGCACAAGATCACCAACCCCTGGCGGAGCCCTTCAG GAACTCTGCCTGCCCTTCAGACCAGTCATGGAGAGGTCATCTCAGTACCACACAAGATCATCACCCACCTTCGAAAAGAG AAGTACAATGCAGATTATGATCTGTCAGCCCGGCAAGGGGCAGACACCTTGGCCTTTATGTCTCTGCTGGAGGAGAAGCTGCTCCCGGTGCTG ATACATACTTTCTGGGTAGACGCCAAGAACTATGTGGAAGTAACCCGGAAGTGGTACGCAGAGGCTATGCCCTTTCCCCTCAACTTCTTCCTGCCTGGCCGCATGCAGCGGCAGTACATGGAGCGGCTGCAGCTGCTGTGTGGGGAGCACAGgcctgaggaggaggaagagctggAGAAGGAG CTGTACCAGGAAGCTCGGGAATGCCTGACCCTTCTCTCTCAGCGCCTGGGCTCTCAGAAATTCTTCTTTGGAGATGC CCCCGCCTCCCTGGATGCCTTTGTCTTCAGCTACTTGGCCCTGCTGCAGCAGGCGAAGCTGCCCAGTGGGAAACTGCAGGCCCACCTGCGGGGGCTGCACAACCTCTGTGCCTACTGCACCCATATCCTCAGCCTCTACTTCCCCTGGGAGGGAG CTGAGGTGCCACCTCCACGCCAGACACCAGCAAACCCAGAGACTGAGGAGGAGCCATATCGGCGCCGGAACCAGATCCTATCTGTGTTGGCGGGGCTGGCAGCCATGGCGGGCTATGCCTTGCTCAGTGGCATTGTCTCCATCCAGCGGGCACCACCTGCCCGGGCCCCACGCACACGGGCCCTGGGCATGGCTGAGGAGGTTGAAGAGGAATGA
- the ENTREP3 gene encoding protein ENTREP3 isoform X3 codes for MMPSPSDSSRSLTSRPSTRGLTHLRLHRPWLQALLTLGLAQVLLGILVVTFSMVASSVTTTESVKRSCPSWAGFSISFFSLLSVLCVMLSMAGSVLSCKNAQLARDFQECILDGKVCVCCPPVPLLRPCPESGQELKVAPNSTCDEARGALKNLLFSVCGLTVCAAIICTLSAIVCCIQIFSLDLVHTQLAPERSVSGPLGPLGCTSSPPAPLLHTMLDLEEFVPPVPPPPYYPPEYTCSSETDAQSITYNGSMDSPVPLYPTDCPPSYEAVMGLRGDSQATLFDPQLHDGSCICERVASIVDVSMDSGSLVLSAIGDLPGGSSPSEDSCLLELQGSVRSVDYVLFRSIQRSRAGYCLSLDCGLRGPFEDSPLPRRPPRAARSYSCSAPEAPPPLGAPTAARSCHRLEGWPPWVGPCFPELRRRVPRGGSRPAAAPPPRAPVRRFSDSSGSLTPPGHRPPQPAPRPPLLLPRSHSDPGITTSSDTAEFRDLYTKVLEEEAASISSADTGLCSEACLFRLARCPSPKLLRARSAEKRHPMPTFQKVPLPSGPAPAHSLGDLKGSWPGRGLVTRFLQMSRKAPDPNGSGAHGHKQVPRSPWGRPGRESLHLRSCGDLSSGSSLRRLLSGRRLERGTRPHSLSLNGGSQETGL; via the exons ATGATGCCCTCGCCTAGTGATTCCAGCCGCTCACTGACTAGCCGGCCCAGCACCCGGGGCCTTACCCACCTCCGCCTCCACCGACCCTGGCTGCAGGCTCTGCTCACGCTGGGGCTGGCTCAGGTGCTCCTGGGCATCCTGGTGGTCACCTTCAGCATGGTGGCCTCATCTGTCACCACCACCGAGAGCGTCAAGAGATCCTGCCCGTCTTGGGCTGGATTCTCG atttccttcttctccttGCTTTCGGTGCTCTGTGTCATGCTCAGCATGGCTGGCTCTGTTCTCTCCTGTAAAAACGCTCAGCTGGCCCGAGACTTCCAAGAATGCATCTTG GACGGAAAGGTCTGTGTGTGCTGCCCTCCTGTTCCTCTACTGCGGCCCTGTCCAGAGTCAGGGCAGGAACTGAAAGTTGCCCCTAACTCCACCTGTGATGAAGCCCGAGGGGCCCTCAAG AACTTGCTCTTTAGCGTCTGTGGGCTCACGGTTTGTGCCGCCATAATCTGTACTCTCTCTGCTATTGTTTGCTGCATCCAAATCTTCTCCCTGGACCTTGTGCACACG CAGTTGGCCCCTGAGCGCTCAGTCTCAGGTCCTCTGGGGCCTCTGGGCTGTACATCCtcgcccccagcccctctcctacACACCATGCTGGACTTGGAGGAATTTGTACCGCCTGTGCCCCCGCCGCCCTACTATCCCCCAGAGTACACCTGCAGCTCAGAAACAGATGCACAGAG CATCACCTACAATGGCTCCATGGACAGCCCGGTGCCCTTGTATCCTACTGATTGCCCCCCTTCTTATGAGGCCGTCATGGGGCTACGAGGAGACAGCCAG GCCACTCTGTTTGATCCTCAGCTTCATGATGGCTCCTGCATCTGTGAGCGAGTGGCCTCCATTGTAGATG TGTCCATGGACAGCGGGTCTCTGGTGCTGTCAGCCATCGGTGACCTCCCTGGGGGCTCCAGCCCGTCGGAGGACTCGTGCCTGCTGGAGCTGCAGGGCTCCGTGCGCTCCGTTGACTACGTGCTCTTCCGCTCTATTCAGCGCAGCCGCGCCGGCTACTGCCTCAGCCTGGACTGCGGCCTGCGGGGCCCCTTTGAGGACAGCCCCCTGCCCCGGCGGCCCCCGAGAGCTGCCCGCTCCTATTCCTGCTCTGCCCCCGAGGCCCCACCCCCGCTGGGTGCCCCCACAGCTGCCCGAAGCTGCCACCGGCTGGAGGGCTGGCCACCTTGGGTGGGACCCTGCTTCCCCGAGCTGAGGCGGCGGGTCCCCCGGGGAGGCAGCCGGCCAGCTGCAGCCCCGCCCCCCCGAGCCCCGGTTCGCCGCTTCAGCGATAGCTCAGGTTCCCTCACCCCACCGGGGCACCGGCCTCCTCAGCCGGCTCCCCGACCACCGCTGCTGCTGCCACGGTCCCACAGTGACCCGGGCATCACCACCTCCAGCGACACCG CTGAATTCAGGGACCTTTATACCAAAGTGCTTGAGGAAGAAGCTGCTTCCATTTCCTCTGCAGATACAG ggcTCTGCTCTGAAGCCTGCCTCTTCCGTCTAGCCCGTTGCCCTTCCCCCAAGTTGCTACGTGCTCGCTCAGCCGAGAAACGGCACCCCATGCCCACCTTCCAGAAGGTCCCCCTGCCCTCGGGCCCTGCACCTGCCCACTCCCTGGGGGACCTGAAGGGCAGCTGGCCAGGCCGGGGCTTGGTCACTCGTTTCCTCCAGATGTCTAGGAAGGCCCCAGACCCCAATGGGAGTGGAGCCCATGGACATAAGCAG GTGCCCCGGAGCCCATGGGGCCGGCCAGGCCGAGAGAGCCTCCACCTTCGCAGCTGCGGCGACCTCAGCTCCGGCTCCTCCCTGAGACGCCTCCTGTCTGGCCGCAGGCTGGAGCGTGGCACCCGCCCCCACAGCCTCAGCCTCAATGGGGGCAGCCAGGAGACTGGGCTCTGA
- the GBA1 gene encoding lysosomal acid glucosylceramidase isoform X2, whose product MELSSPSREECPKPRDRVGILAPSLMGLLLLQAVSWASGARPCSPKSFGYSSVVCVCNATYCDSLDPLTLPDPGTFSRFESTRSGRRMELSLGTIQANRTGTGLLLILQPDQKFQKVKGFGGAMTDAAALNILALSPPARDLLLKSYFSKEGIEYNIMRVPMASCDFSIRTYTYADTPDDFQLLNFSLPEEDVKLKIPLIHQALELAQRPVSLFASPWTSPTWLKTNGAVNGKGTLKGHPGDLYHQTWARYFVKFLDAYAEHKLQFWAVTAENEPSAGLFSGYPFQCLGFTPEHQRDFIARDLGPTLANSTHRNVRLLMLDDQRLLLPHWAQVVLADPEAAKYVHGIAVHWYLDFLAPAKATLGETHRLFPDTMLFASEACVGSKFWEQSVRLGSWDRGVQYSHSIITNLLYHVVGWTDWNLALNPEGGPNWVRNFVDSPIIVDIAKDTFYKQPMFYHLGHFSKFIPEGSQRVGLVASEKNDLDTVALIHPDGSAVVVVLNRSSKDVPLTIKDPAVGFVETISPGYSIHTYLWRRQ is encoded by the exons ATGGAGCTTTCAAGTCCTTCCAGAGAG GAGTGTCCCAAGCCCCGGGACAGAGTAGGCATCTTGGCTCCCAGCCTCATGGGATTGCTTCTACTTCAGGCTGTGTCGTGGGCATCAG GTGCCCGCCCCTGCAGCcctaaaagctttggctacagcTCAGTGGTCTGTGTCTGCAATGCTACATACTGTGACTCTCTTGACCCCCTGACCCTACCTGACCCTGGTACCTTCAGCCGCTTTGAGAGCACACGCAGTGGGCGCCGAATGGAGCTGAGTCTGGGGACCATCCAGGCCAACCGCACAGGCACAG GGCTGCTATTGATCCTGCAGCCAGATCAGAAGTTCCAGAAAGTGAAGGGTTTTGGAGGGGCCATGACAGATGCTGCTGCTCTCAACATCCTTGCCCTGTCACCTCCTGCACGGGATTTACTACTCAAATCGTACTTCTCTAAAGAAG GAATCGAATACAACATCATGCGGGTCCCCATGGCCAGCTGTGACTTCTCCATCCGCACCTACACCTATGCTGACACCCCTGATGACTTCCAGTTGCTCAACTTCAGCCTCCCAGAGGAAGATGTCAAGCTCAAG ATACCCCTGATCCACCAAGCCTTGGAGTTGGCCCAGCGCCCTGTCTCACTCTTTGCCAGTCCCTGGACATCACCCACTTGGCTCAAGACCAATGGGGCAGTGAATGGGAAGGGGACACTCAAGGGTCATCCAGGGGATCTCTACCACCAGACCTGGGCCAGATACTTTGTCAA GTTCCTAGATGCCTATGCTGAGCACAAGTTACAGTTCTGGGCAGTGACAGCTGAGAACGAGCCTTCTGCAGGGCTATTTAGCGGGTACCCCTTCCAGTGCCTGGGCTTCACCCCTGAACACCAGCGAGACTTCATCGCCCGTGACCTGGGTCCCACCCTCGCCAACAGTACACACCGCAATGTCCGACTTCTCATGCTAGATGACCAACGCTTGCTGCTGCCTCACTGGGCCCAGGTG GTGCTGGCAGACCCAGAGGCAGCTAAGTATGTTCATGGCATCGCTGTACATTGGTACCTGGACTTTCTGGCTCCAGCAAAAGCCACCCTGGGGGAGACACATCGCCTGTTCCCCGACACCATGCTCTTTGCCTCAGAGGCCTGTGTGGGCTCCAAGTTCTGGGAGCAGAGCGTGCGGCTGGGCTCCTGGGATCGAGGGGTGCAGTACAGCCACAGCATCATCACG AACCTCCTCTACCATGTGGTCGGCTGGACTGACTGGAACCTCGCCCTAAACCCTGAGGGGGGACCCAATTGGGTGCGCAACTTTGTCGACAGCCCCATCATCGTGGACATCGCCAAGGACACATTTTACAAACAGCCCATGTTTTACCACCTTGGCCACTTCAG CAAGTTCATTCCTGAGGGCTCCCAGAGAGTGGGGCTGGTTGCCAGTGAGAAGAATGACTTGGACACAGTGGCACTGATACATCCTGATGGCTCTGCAGTTGTGGTCGTGCTAAACCG ctcctcTAAGGATGTGCCTCTTACCATCAAGGATCCTGCGGTGGGCTTCGTGGAAACTATCTCACCTGGCTACTCCATTCACACCTACCTGTGGCGTCGCCAGTGA
- the ENTREP3 gene encoding protein ENTREP3 isoform X1 gives MMPSPSDSSRSLTSRPSTRGLTHLRLHRPWLQALLTLGLAQVLLGILVVTFSMVASSVTTTESVKRSCPSWAGFSLAFSGVVGIVSWKRPFTLVISFFSLLSVLCVMLSMAGSVLSCKNAQLARDFQECILDGKVCVCCPPVPLLRPCPESGQELKVAPNSTCDEARGALKNLLFSVCGLTVCAAIICTLSAIVCCIQIFSLDLVHTQLAPERSVSGPLGPLGCTSSPPAPLLHTMLDLEEFVPPVPPPPYYPPEYTCSSETDAQSITYNGSMDSPVPLYPTDCPPSYEAVMGLRGDSQATLFDPQLHDGSCICERVASIVDVSMDSGSLVLSAIGDLPGGSSPSEDSCLLELQGSVRSVDYVLFRSIQRSRAGYCLSLDCGLRGPFEDSPLPRRPPRAARSYSCSAPEAPPPLGAPTAARSCHRLEGWPPWVGPCFPELRRRVPRGGSRPAAAPPPRAPVRRFSDSSGSLTPPGHRPPQPAPRPPLLLPRSHSDPGITTSSDTAEFRDLYTKVLEEEAASISSADTGLCSEACLFRLARCPSPKLLRARSAEKRHPMPTFQKVPLPSGPAPAHSLGDLKGSWPGRGLVTRFLQMSRKAPDPNGSGAHGHKQVPRSPWGRPGRESLHLRSCGDLSSGSSLRRLLSGRRLERGTRPHSLSLNGGSQETGL, from the exons ATGATGCCCTCGCCTAGTGATTCCAGCCGCTCACTGACTAGCCGGCCCAGCACCCGGGGCCTTACCCACCTCCGCCTCCACCGACCCTGGCTGCAGGCTCTGCTCACGCTGGGGCTGGCTCAGGTGCTCCTGGGCATCCTGGTGGTCACCTTCAGCATGGTGGCCTCATCTGTCACCACCACCGAGAGCGTCAAGAGATCCTGCCCGTCTTGGGCTGGATTCTCG CTGGCGTTTTCCGGGGTGGTTGGCATTGTGTCTTGGAAGCGGCCGTTCACTCTAGTG atttccttcttctccttGCTTTCGGTGCTCTGTGTCATGCTCAGCATGGCTGGCTCTGTTCTCTCCTGTAAAAACGCTCAGCTGGCCCGAGACTTCCAAGAATGCATCTTG GACGGAAAGGTCTGTGTGTGCTGCCCTCCTGTTCCTCTACTGCGGCCCTGTCCAGAGTCAGGGCAGGAACTGAAAGTTGCCCCTAACTCCACCTGTGATGAAGCCCGAGGGGCCCTCAAG AACTTGCTCTTTAGCGTCTGTGGGCTCACGGTTTGTGCCGCCATAATCTGTACTCTCTCTGCTATTGTTTGCTGCATCCAAATCTTCTCCCTGGACCTTGTGCACACG CAGTTGGCCCCTGAGCGCTCAGTCTCAGGTCCTCTGGGGCCTCTGGGCTGTACATCCtcgcccccagcccctctcctacACACCATGCTGGACTTGGAGGAATTTGTACCGCCTGTGCCCCCGCCGCCCTACTATCCCCCAGAGTACACCTGCAGCTCAGAAACAGATGCACAGAG CATCACCTACAATGGCTCCATGGACAGCCCGGTGCCCTTGTATCCTACTGATTGCCCCCCTTCTTATGAGGCCGTCATGGGGCTACGAGGAGACAGCCAG GCCACTCTGTTTGATCCTCAGCTTCATGATGGCTCCTGCATCTGTGAGCGAGTGGCCTCCATTGTAGATG TGTCCATGGACAGCGGGTCTCTGGTGCTGTCAGCCATCGGTGACCTCCCTGGGGGCTCCAGCCCGTCGGAGGACTCGTGCCTGCTGGAGCTGCAGGGCTCCGTGCGCTCCGTTGACTACGTGCTCTTCCGCTCTATTCAGCGCAGCCGCGCCGGCTACTGCCTCAGCCTGGACTGCGGCCTGCGGGGCCCCTTTGAGGACAGCCCCCTGCCCCGGCGGCCCCCGAGAGCTGCCCGCTCCTATTCCTGCTCTGCCCCCGAGGCCCCACCCCCGCTGGGTGCCCCCACAGCTGCCCGAAGCTGCCACCGGCTGGAGGGCTGGCCACCTTGGGTGGGACCCTGCTTCCCCGAGCTGAGGCGGCGGGTCCCCCGGGGAGGCAGCCGGCCAGCTGCAGCCCCGCCCCCCCGAGCCCCGGTTCGCCGCTTCAGCGATAGCTCAGGTTCCCTCACCCCACCGGGGCACCGGCCTCCTCAGCCGGCTCCCCGACCACCGCTGCTGCTGCCACGGTCCCACAGTGACCCGGGCATCACCACCTCCAGCGACACCG CTGAATTCAGGGACCTTTATACCAAAGTGCTTGAGGAAGAAGCTGCTTCCATTTCCTCTGCAGATACAG ggcTCTGCTCTGAAGCCTGCCTCTTCCGTCTAGCCCGTTGCCCTTCCCCCAAGTTGCTACGTGCTCGCTCAGCCGAGAAACGGCACCCCATGCCCACCTTCCAGAAGGTCCCCCTGCCCTCGGGCCCTGCACCTGCCCACTCCCTGGGGGACCTGAAGGGCAGCTGGCCAGGCCGGGGCTTGGTCACTCGTTTCCTCCAGATGTCTAGGAAGGCCCCAGACCCCAATGGGAGTGGAGCCCATGGACATAAGCAG GTGCCCCGGAGCCCATGGGGCCGGCCAGGCCGAGAGAGCCTCCACCTTCGCAGCTGCGGCGACCTCAGCTCCGGCTCCTCCCTGAGACGCCTCCTGTCTGGCCGCAGGCTGGAGCGTGGCACCCGCCCCCACAGCCTCAGCCTCAATGGGGGCAGCCAGGAGACTGGGCTCTGA